The genomic stretch TGGCTGAGCACTTCGAGGGGGGCGAGAGCGGCGACACAGCGGAGACCTTCCAGCTGATGGAGACCCCCGGGAGGTTCCCTCTGCGCGTGGGCAGCGGGGACGGGGCGCTCAGCACGGCTGGGCGGGtggacagggagcagctgtgccGGCACAGTGATCCCTGCTGGGTCTCGTTCGACGTGCTGGCTGCCCAAAACCTGGCGCTGATCCACGTGGAGGTTCAAGTGCTGGATGTCAACGACAACGCGCCGCGGTTCCCCACGCccgagctggagctggagattTCGGAGAGCGCGTCCCTGCAGACACGGATCCCGCTGGATCGAGCCCTGGATGCTGATGCTGGCCCCAATGCCCTCTGCTCCTATGCCCTCTCCCCCAGTGAGCACTTTGCTCTGGAGGTCATCTCCAGCTCCGATGGGACGAGGCACGCGGAGCTCGTCGTGGTTAAAGAAGTGGACCGGGAGCTGCACTCCTCCTTTGACCTCGAGCTGACGGCCACTGACCACGGGGAGCCACCAAAATCAGGTACTGCTTTAATTAAAGTCATTGTCCTCGACTCCAATGACAACAGCCCCATCTTTGCAGAGAGCTCCTTGACAGTGGAGGTTCGGGAGGATGCTCTGCCCGGGACCCTCCTTGTGACAGTCACGGCCACCGACCCCGACCAGGGTCCCAACGGGGAGATCGAGTACAGCCTGAGCAAACACGCGCCCCCCGAGGTGCTGAGCACCTTCAGCGTTGACGCCCGCACGGGCAGCATCATCCTGAAGCACCCTCTGGACTACGAGGAAACCCACACCTACGAGCTGGATGTGCAGGCCCGGGACCTGGGTGCCAACCCCATCCCAGCACACTGCAAGGTCCTGGTCAAAGTCCTGGATGTCAACGACAACGCTCCCGACGTCCACGTCACCTGGGCCGCGCGGGTGCCCGTGCTGTCTGAAGCCCTTCCCAAGGACAGCTTCGTGGCTCTGGTGACAGCCAGTGACCCTGACTCAGGAAGCAATGGGCAAGTGCTTTGCTCCCTCAGCCAAGGGGACGAGCACTTCAGGCTGAAGAGGACCAACAGCCACAGCTACGTGCTGATGACCAACGCTGCACTGGACAGGGAGCTGCGCGCCGAGTACAACCTGACGCTGGTGGTGCGGGACCTGGGGGACCTGTCCCTGGCCGTGCTCAAACACCTCACCATCTGCATCAGTGATGTCAACGACAACGCCCCGGCCTTTGACAAGGCCACCTATGAGGCTGCTGTTGCTGAGAACAGTGAAGCACCTGCTTTCCTGCTCACCGTCCGTGCCACTGACCCCGACCTGGGCTTCAACGGGAAAATCACCTACAGCATCCCGGACTCCTCTGCTTCGGGTTTGGTCTCAGTCGACCCCACCACTGGGGATGTTTTTGCCCTCCAGGCTTTTGATTACGAGCAGGTGAGGAGCCTGGAGTTCCTGGTGACTGCGGAGGACGGAGGTCACCCCAAGCTGGCATCCAACATCTCCATCAGGCTGGCCGTGCTCGACCGCAACGACAACGCGCCCGTCATCACCATGCCAGCGCTGGTGGGAGGTGCAGCCACGCTCTCTGTCCTGGTCAGTGTGGAGACAGGGTGCTTCTGGGTGGTCCCTGGGAACAGGAGCACCcaaggggctgcagcagagacCAACACAACACTCGCATCGTGTGCTGGCACTCCCTTCCTCTTCACCATCGTGGCCAGGGACGTGGACTCTGGCAGCAACGGGGCTCTCCGGTACGATCTGGTGGGGGGGGATGATGCTGGGCTCTTCATCCTGGACCCTCTCTCTGGGCAGGTCTTCCTCAATGCCAGCAATGCCAGCAGCCTGGCCGGCAGCGAGCGGGAGCTGCTGGTCCGGGTGAGCGATGAGGGAGACACCCCCCTGCACACCCTGGCCCAGCTCCGCTTGGTTTTCCGGCATCACGGGGCGTTCTCCAAAATCTCAGCCCAGGACCCCGGGTGGCTGAGCCTCCCCGTGGTGGTGGTTATCTGtcttgctgctctcctgggcgGGTGCCTTCTCCTCCTGGCTCTGACCCTGTCTCTGcggaagaaggagaagaaggatgGCATGGCCTACAactgcagggaggcagaggatgcccgcaggcagcagcagctcaagaAGCCGCCCAGGCAGATCCAGAAGACTGACATCCACCTCATCCCGCTGCTCCGGGGCCGCCCCCGGgaggttgagcccccccagccctgccaggaggaTCCACCCGGCACAGCcccccctgtgccagggggcTACCCACAACCTCCCCTCCACCTCACCCCCACTCTCTACAGGACCCTGAGAAATCAGAGGACCCAAAAAGactcagaggagcagcaggagaccTTCGAGCTGCCCATCCTGCAGCGCcggccctgccagccccacagACCCAAACATTTGGGGAAAGAGGCCGCGAGCCCCCCGGAAGCACCAAAGCACAGCAAGAGCCTGGTGAAGCCACCCATGGGACAGCCCCAGCTGCCACCCGAGCAGCCCGTGGGTGCTGGAGGGCccgggcagccccagccccaccagcagATCCTCCGGAGCCTGGTGCGGCTGTCGCTGGTGgccctggcagagcagagccccacCGGGGAGTTCGCCATGGAGTCACCCCCAGTGCAGGtgagagctgccctgggcattcccagagctgtgcacCCCTCCAGTCCTTCCTTTCATGAGCCTTGCCCACCCTGGGGTGGTGGGAATGTGCACCATGATGGCCGTTGGTTGGTCTCCTTCCCCGGCCCTGGGCAGAGGTGCTGGGTGGGATGAACATCCACCCCACCACGGGCAGGGTCTCCCCACGCTCACCAGAAcaccctgggagctgggagggagggtgTCTGTCCCAGGGAGAAGGGGACAGTCCCGTGCTCTCGTTCCCAGGGGAGTGTgtgggcagggaaaggcaggcagATGGCGCAGGGGGGCCAGGTGGGCTCCCGGCCGCTTGTTTTtccccctgcccggggctgccGAACCatctgcaggaggaggaaacGCTATAAAAAGGTCGGGGGGTCCGCGGGGACGTCCTGGCAGGAAGCAGCTTGAGTGGCGACCGCCGGGGCTCAACAGGCTTTTCCTGCCTTACAGCAAatctcccagctgctctccctgctgcaccaGGGCCAGTTCCAGCCCAAAACAAACTACAGGGGAAACAAGTACACGGCCAAGAACGGCAGCAGGTAAGGCTGCATCCCggcccttccctctcccacgCCCCCTTCCCTCGtgtctctgctgcctctgcttcaGCCTCACCAGCCCCAACAGCCTCCGagggcagcactggggcagcAAAGCTTCACGCCCTGAGATTGGGCAGGTAGCTCCTCCCTGCAGGGGATGGCCGTGCTCCTGTTGGTATTCCACTGCCCTTGGCCTCCTTCCTGGGGCACCTTTGGCAGTTCCATCCTGTCCTT from Chiroxiphia lanceolata isolate bChiLan1 chromosome 15, bChiLan1.pri, whole genome shotgun sequence encodes the following:
- the PCDH12 gene encoding protocadherin-12, whose protein sequence is MRRRAGRPLAVPRGRGTLGFASSILLLGRSALQLPALWWYLFLCADAQEVATFTVQYRVFEEVPPGTVIGTLAEHFEGGESGDTAETFQLMETPGRFPLRVGSGDGALSTAGRVDREQLCRHSDPCWVSFDVLAAQNLALIHVEVQVLDVNDNAPRFPTPELELEISESASLQTRIPLDRALDADAGPNALCSYALSPSEHFALEVISSSDGTRHAELVVVKEVDRELHSSFDLELTATDHGEPPKSGTALIKVIVLDSNDNSPIFAESSLTVEVREDALPGTLLVTVTATDPDQGPNGEIEYSLSKHAPPEVLSTFSVDARTGSIILKHPLDYEETHTYELDVQARDLGANPIPAHCKVLVKVLDVNDNAPDVHVTWAARVPVLSEALPKDSFVALVTASDPDSGSNGQVLCSLSQGDEHFRLKRTNSHSYVLMTNAALDRELRAEYNLTLVVRDLGDLSLAVLKHLTICISDVNDNAPAFDKATYEAAVAENSEAPAFLLTVRATDPDLGFNGKITYSIPDSSASGLVSVDPTTGDVFALQAFDYEQVRSLEFLVTAEDGGHPKLASNISIRLAVLDRNDNAPVITMPALVGGAATLSVLVSVETGCFWVVPGNRSTQGAAAETNTTLASCAGTPFLFTIVARDVDSGSNGALRYDLVGGDDAGLFILDPLSGQVFLNASNASSLAGSERELLVRVSDEGDTPLHTLAQLRLVFRHHGAFSKISAQDPGWLSLPVVVVICLAALLGGCLLLLALTLSLRKKEKKDGMAYNCREAEDARRQQQLKKPPRQIQKTDIHLIPLLRGRPREVEPPQPCQEDPPGTAPPVPGGYPQPPLHLTPTLYRTLRNQRTQKDSEEQQETFELPILQRRPCQPHRPKHLGKEAASPPEAPKHSKSLVKPPMGQPQLPPEQPVGAGGPGQPQPHQQILRSLVRLSLVALAEQSPTGEFAMESPPVQQISQLLSLLHQGQFQPKTNYRGNKYTAKNGSRAAGLDTDCQSTKDSGHGESEAEDRDSDSGFELSVPQLVGEELETLLEPQAELALKRLTAADPAWMARLSFPLTSSYKDNVFSPDNPHSSQEEEAARQEKPRTFETFGKGAGADSSAAGTRLTSTFLSEMSTLFEMILSQKVQVHSETGAGLLRQLSARGKGLGLEDSAAVL